The genomic interval AAATATTTTCCATGAGAAGAAAAAAATTATCAACAATATTAAATTATAATGGGCCATTAAGTGAAAAAAGGCCGGAAGAACTGGACTTAAGCCAGTTGCTTACTCTTTACTCCCGGAATTAGTGCTGTTACCAACATTGCCGGTACTTTTGCTCAATATATTGTTTAACGCAGTTGCTGTGAAGAACTGTGAAGTATCGCCTACTGTTGGTACATTCTGTGGTATCATTATAAGTGAACCTTTTCCTTCAAGCCCTATCTGATAAACTATATCCATCCATCTTAACTGGAAAGCAGTAGGGTTGTTTGCATACTGTTTTGCAGCATCCACCATCTTTCCTGCCGCTTCAACTTCTGCGAGGGCAAGTGTAACCCTGGACCTTCTCTCCCTCTCTGCAGCTGCCTGCCTTGACATTGCATCCTGCAATGTTTGTGGAACAAGCACATCCCTGATTTCAACGGATGATACCTTTACTCCCCAGTGTTCTGTTTTCTCATCAATTATCTGCCTTGCTGATTCACCTATCTTTTCCCTTTCTGACAGTATTTCATCAAATGATGATTTTCCAAGAACTTCCCTTAAGGTTGTCTGTGCTGCGAGCTGTGTTGCAGCCGCATAATTTTCAACATTTAACACTGCTTTGTCCGGGTCAATGATCTGAAAATACATAACTGCATCGACATTTACTGGAACATTATCCTGTGTAAATGTAGATTCTGTTTTAAAAGCCACGGCCTGTATCCTCGTGGAAAGCACTACAGTAATTTTACTTATAATAGGCGTCACATAAACAAGCCCCGGCCCTTTCAATCCTGTATATCTTCCCAGTGTTAAAACCGGGGCCCTCTGCCATTCTTTCAATATATGAATTCCCGATAGTATAATTGCTACAATTATAATCAGTACAAGAATTAAAATAACTTCTCCAACATCAATAGCTACCATGATATAACAATGATATATTATATATAAACATTTTTAAATGTCATGATCGCCAATTTCCCTTAAATATATTGGGATATTACAGAAATTCGGTTTAAATGATTTTATATAAAATTAGCAAACTTCAAATTTTTGCCGTTAAATTTACCTTTTCCAGTAGAGAGAAATCAGCAAACCAACAGAACTTTTAAAATATGAAGAATTACACAGGTAATAATTTATGTGGTATTACACCGATTGCCGAAATATTAAACGTGAATTTTTATATATAGTATAATACTATACAACTATGTCTGGAATTGTAAGTTACGGGTCATATGTTCCAATATACAGGATAAAACCAGAGGAAATTGCCAGGATATGGGGCGACGATCCGGAAAAAATGAAGAATAATCTATTTATATTAAGCAAATCGGTACCTTCACCGGATGAAGATGTTGCTTCTATTTCTGTGGAAGCGGCAAGAAATGCCCTTAAAAGAATAAATATAAATCCGGGAGATATTGGCGCTATTTATGTTGGTTCAGAGTCACATCCATATGCCGTTAAACCGACAGCCACCATAGTGGCAGCTGCAATAGGGATGCCGCTTGAATACTTTGCCGCAGATTATGAATTTGCATGCAAAGCAGGTACTGCCGGAATGCAGAATGTTAAGGCAATGGTTGATTCCGGTTATATCAAATATGGCATTGCTATTGGGTCAGATACATCACAGGGTGCTCCAGGGGATGCTCTGGAATACAGTGCATCTGCGGGCGGAACAGCAATGATTATCGGAAAGGATAATGTAATTGCAGAAATAAACGATACATTGTCAGTATCAACAGATACCCCTGATTTCTGGAGGAGGGAAGGAGAACCATATCCCCGTCATGGAGAAAGGTTTACAGGCGATCCCGGATACTTCAAGCACGTTTTAGCTGCCTCAAAGGCAATGATGGAAAGAATGGGAACAAAAAGCAGCGATTATGATTATGTTGTATTTCACCAGCCAAATGGAAAATTCCCCACAAGGGCGGCAAAGATGCTTAATTTTACAGAAGAACAGTATAAAACTGGCCTTTTGACACCCTATATAGGGAATACATATTCAGGTTCTACAATGACCGGCCTATCAGCCATACTGGATGAAGCAAAACCGGGTGACAGGATTCTTGCAGTATCATTTGGTTCCGGTGCAGGCTCCGATGCCTTTGATATAACAATAACAGAAAATATGAAAAATTACCATCGTGAAAACGCTCCAGGTGTAAGAAAAATGATTGAAAATGTGAAATTCATAGATTATGCCATATATACAAAGTTTAGGAAAATACTGGTTATGGGTGATAGCCTTGAGTAATGAAGTTTATATTATCGGCGCAGGTGAAACAAAGTTCGGTGAATTATGGGACAAATCGTTGAGAAATCTGGCAGTTGAAGCTGGATTGAAGGCAGTTGAGGATGCAGGGATTTATTCAAAAGATATCGATGCAATTTATGGTGCAAATTCACTTGCCGGAATCATAAACATGCAGGAAAATATAGGTGCCCTGATCGCTGACTTTTCAGGTTTATCCACTGAAGGAATACCTTCCTTAAGGGTAGAGTCATCTACAGCTTCCGGAGGCGCAGCGTTGAGGGACGCATACCTCTCCATAAAATCTGGAGAATATGACGTAGTTGTAGTTGGTGGCGTAGAAAAAATGACAGATATACACGGAAGTGACATACTTGAAAAATCGTCATCCATTCTGGATCGGGAATGGGAAGCCTTTTTTGGGGCTACGCCTGCAGCAATGGCAGCGCTTATAGCCAGGAAATATATGCACGATTTTGGAGTTGAGAAAGAAGCACTATCAATGTTTTCCGTAAACGACCATCTTAATGGTTCAAAAAACCCGGACGCACAGTTCAGGAATAAATTAACCATACAGCAGGCTATGAATTCAACTGCAGTTGCTGACCCACTGAATATGATGGATTGCTCTCCAATGAGCGATGGTGCAGCTGCAGTGGTTCTGGCTTCCGAGAGCTTCATTAAGAAGAACAAACGCGAGGGAGTACGCATTTTGAGCTCAGCCGTAGCAGAAGATTATCTCTCTGTCGGATCAAGAAAATCTATATACACATTGAACTCCACAAAGCTTGCAGTTGAAAAGGCATTGCGGAAATCTGGGATAAAAAGGAACGATATATCATTTATGGAGGTTCATGATTCATTTTCAATATTTGGCTTGCTGGAACTTGAAGACCTTGGATTCGCAGAAAAGGGCAAAGCAAAAGATCTTGTATACGATGAAATAAAGCTTAATGGCAGCATTCCTGTAAATCCCTCAGGCGGATTGAAAGCAAAGGGTGACCCATATGGTGCCGTTGGTGTTGGCCAGGCTGTAGATGCATACAGGCAGTTAAAGGGCAAGGCAGGCGATAACCAGATTAAGGATGCAAAATATGCACTTCTGCATAATATGGCTGGAACCGGGACATCGTCAATAATACATATACTGGGTGAATAAAATGACAGAGTTATCGAGAATCTGGAGAGAAACAGAGTATAGATACAATCTTATCGGATTTAAATGCAAAAATTGCGGGAATTCATATTTCCCACCGAGGGATGTATGCCCTGTATGCCATAGGGAATCTATAGGAAAAATGGAAAAAGTAAAATTCAGTGGCAATGGAGAAGTAATAT from Ferroplasma acidiphilum carries:
- a CDS encoding SPFH domain-containing protein, encoding MVAIDVGEVILILVLIIIVAIILSGIHILKEWQRAPVLTLGRYTGLKGPGLVYVTPIISKITVVLSTRIQAVAFKTESTFTQDNVPVNVDAVMYFQIIDPDKAVLNVENYAAATQLAAQTTLREVLGKSSFDEILSEREKIGESARQIIDEKTEHWGVKVSSVEIRDVLVPQTLQDAMSRQAAAERERRSRVTLALAEVEAAGKMVDAAKQYANNPTAFQLRWMDIVYQIGLEGKGSLIMIPQNVPTVGDTSQFFTATALNNILSKSTGNVGNSTNSGSKE
- a CDS encoding hydroxymethylglutaryl-CoA synthase; the protein is MSGIVSYGSYVPIYRIKPEEIARIWGDDPEKMKNNLFILSKSVPSPDEDVASISVEAARNALKRININPGDIGAIYVGSESHPYAVKPTATIVAAAIGMPLEYFAADYEFACKAGTAGMQNVKAMVDSGYIKYGIAIGSDTSQGAPGDALEYSASAGGTAMIIGKDNVIAEINDTLSVSTDTPDFWRREGEPYPRHGERFTGDPGYFKHVLAASKAMMERMGTKSSDYDYVVFHQPNGKFPTRAAKMLNFTEEQYKTGLLTPYIGNTYSGSTMTGLSAILDEAKPGDRILAVSFGSGAGSDAFDITITENMKNYHRENAPGVRKMIENVKFIDYAIYTKFRKILVMGDSLE
- a CDS encoding thiolase domain-containing protein encodes the protein MIALSNEVYIIGAGETKFGELWDKSLRNLAVEAGLKAVEDAGIYSKDIDAIYGANSLAGIINMQENIGALIADFSGLSTEGIPSLRVESSTASGGAALRDAYLSIKSGEYDVVVVGGVEKMTDIHGSDILEKSSSILDREWEAFFGATPAAMAALIARKYMHDFGVEKEALSMFSVNDHLNGSKNPDAQFRNKLTIQQAMNSTAVADPLNMMDCSPMSDGAAAVVLASESFIKKNKREGVRILSSAVAEDYLSVGSRKSIYTLNSTKLAVEKALRKSGIKRNDISFMEVHDSFSIFGLLELEDLGFAEKGKAKDLVYDEIKLNGSIPVNPSGGLKAKGDPYGAVGVGQAVDAYRQLKGKAGDNQIKDAKYALLHNMAGTGTSSIIHILGE